One genomic region from Mytilus trossulus isolate FHL-02 chromosome 9, PNRI_Mtr1.1.1.hap1, whole genome shotgun sequence encodes:
- the LOC134683046 gene encoding uncharacterized protein LOC134683046 isoform X1 — protein MTIIHIHRNPFNMSGEPPVGHPCHQLSNPSAQLFWCRHCMTGFPDPMQRWRHSKECKAISTQKKYGGYNHSNQQIHPFLSKYESPTPSPQSETSTPNKKKRMDMKCYICKKEFMTINEMRDHVKRPCNKPEMKNELKDTFDSLISANEEDSDDSVSQNEDKVTNQIETLLKAAQILQQKKDQLKQFSNSNGTSEQISVSENSDIDQDSSDLKSQYTMLDLVKKAKVERKKNGSHKKLDGNSEDANSSQVMRNADKLDEALKIYDFISDTPEPSPHSLEACASKPEMSPLHLEQSPCQQVQSPHSQEVLQCDLETTICKPDASPCNPDLENDGNEISTESLNKTYIVSSHQPQTSDCNKIPKITLKLVTGEKPKSEVWGIGAALPKRIRKRKSKDFFDDFPTKVKKKEMTLKEMQEKLLKNKVKQKIDNRIKLKINKTEQLITNVKDVETEKEKESPPEGENESENKKEENNNKTKRKNDVKTKTKEAKNAKTLKTRNDGKKNLVVVLTDCLSNEKSATDSKKATRAAKSVKKAVNGKPKPLLKTKVSQKQKNGKVCTRERAVVNSNKAKDKKSNIKEGNKTVDKKTEKSKTAVLNSTKTKPQSKQKPATKPKVPDGKKNMAQKLKNEKPVKCKACERTFKTRDMLIKHNQIPCRMRNTRTMTQIILRPKKSVVHTLPLTQRQINAAKRRKQIAGKLSILDNSTRGTGQSERQSEKQDKPKKSAKSRKRLISPYFTFCITPKDKSQIFEPLDCETLSEKDRYFYKLGMFSVALRKTNEHAEEKVENTEVDNKTEVSEELKPCEITIDSHTDVQSLPSFSSTGSEISPPILEKVSEISKNSDVQKENNSAKVIISQESMDPPDLVNILSATDVKRHARDTFKTSLSCQDQLELTSSSPSVTPLVLNVVSVTSPYNGQPCQTPPSDGAAGLLVEIVKSPTITNGAYSSIDLNSSQEEKLCKTVTEIENDKENRGDNIVMPEIIKRDVGVSCDGDDILKEMENCKYFDGFSVGLKLIKPREKALLEKISKDAEISSQTRSSHCVAETKFGTNRKLTYTVTLGIQTERSFLKMKPKPLKSTEKDSLKCKESLCLENENKKHAKCKENLIPEKENMKNKELISLEKSNAKSKESPSLEKSNAKSKESPSLEKSNAKSKESTSLEKSNAKSKEPASLEKSNVKSKESPSLEKSNAKSKASLTYDKVIRNKSNSNLSGLKSTENVKEKQEERNLFHSIADLISAPVEKKSITPQEALFDSILPSPKVTFDDILKIGNANLKNQNYEKTEDISDRQSITEVEIVLPKGSKIAQLCTDIDWLESADLRPVKSTPIRQRDNVSRIESGISASSFSRKNFNYDIGQKVTTSSSETDLLFMNKAIPNFCESKHVCDIFVSSTPSIVFSDSQKSVKDRSKPEEVYVYPNKPIMSTEIDSVSVKRAQPSKVDEELNKNSSNNLLELIAKTMGTIPEEAKQKFEKSVMSLLTSATSPMDTMAGGATTKSKRSKEGQIIIMNNTADSDLFSSDITVIDDEPMTNDHIAKRICNDRVIRPSNFCTASKFENKLENKSLRDSSSRNSVDFKQYQENNFSNKTSNFCTASNFEIELENRSLRDSSSRNSIDFKQNQENNYSNKTVVHSWIDEMKSETGIPNDDSSEQFLKFFSSANKLDDAKTNSRSMTNFMDSNNTFKPFSFSDTKSTCEQSQTPISQNSKMTTKPVPTLVSENSRNNLLLTPPMRYTVSNFNVKPDSLASRRRSPRPPNIVTNNQGQLNVLNNGNKDDIHDISDTDSPTLVTNFDFEDYAEHLKEETFFTTDSLSPIRPVSIIPSSEQPLSDILFRKSPGPFNYSKKGNAAVITHNVAPLNLMQSPNNAKTVQKSDAFLKPLAIDCNQSIKENESYICDISPPLEGPTHISPIDLAKVASAKMTNELILKSQGFGHHGLLQLSNRSMPSPNIALLQQKSPQIYGSPKNFSPLGNVDQQKSIQDYPPIIQRGNSQDSSILNNQHTHFDTSFSPVQFIDVHLNTYKPNSIPSSKAFSQNRQQPAAPSPDVERWDKRQNVIVSPSFNQNRPKNVKNGQDLSKQKQRHNVNILRNNNKPHERRQSLPAKTNYLNSNQQQSMPPEYVVSEKSHNASMSTKSNNYVNSCTEPQDAILDMIDKSNKFQNHFVPKKNDKIQPNSNNMDKIQDQFSERRKSVHDSSVQNRMEKLQDHFIPSKMNKIQEHLMSHKSDKVQDRFLNKNKDEVQDHLTSSPTSNVNPSFQYQRKHPKMAAHHRQSQMKNSDRSSVDSPKSSSKMEPYSRVHHVPQHEALSHSQRKYHDHSHEKSKFQNTSRIPHQEMSTHSLHQKEQTVSKGRIDKFQPVLQQSEPLSLSTRVRTEQAHHQSSLSNMHRSQSFDQPHVKSHLSYQHTPPCSEKSAVCSPIPSSSASYVASSKGSVFDFQNSIHSVRQISNQGLLSSSNQGLEFTGLMNRDRFSNSQVHRQMSAPCNLTNKPKVSSNVVPNTDYEDVSSPEEVEVYPTTPQKKEIPQKLLPPYQLENETISIHSSDKGQSSRVNIPEHFDFKSSLNPRVQYVGQRNVDSGNRVFQEQRRMPPNFYLPPRLVHKPSDMFDPSVQFEFGTGDISDSILDNI, from the exons GAAACCCATTTAATATGTCAGGGGAACCACCTGTTGGGCACCCATGTCATCAGCTAAGCAACCCTTCGGCACAGTTGTTTTGGTGCCGCCACTGTATGACTGGTTTCCCTGATCCCATGCAGAGATGGCGTCATAGCAAAGAATGTAAAGCAATATCTACTCAGAAGAAGTATGGCGGCTACAATCATTCGAACCAACAGATTCATCCATTTTTGTCAAAGTATGAATCCCCTACGCCTTCCCCTCAGAGTGAGACTTCAACtccaaataaaaagaaaaggatGGACATGAAATGTTACATCTGTAAAAAAGAATTTATGACGATCAACGAAATGAGAGATCACGTCAAACGACCCTGTAACAAAccagaaatgaaaaatgaattgaAAGATACTTTCGATTCATTGATTTCAGCCAATGAGGAAGATTCGGACGATAGTGTGTCACAAAATGAGGACAAGGTCACAAACCAGATAGAAACACTTTTAAAGGCAGCACAGATATTACAACAAAAGAAAGATCAACTAAAACAATTTAGTAATTCGAATGGTACCTCAGAACAGATATCTGTGTCAGAGAATTCAGACATTGATCAGGACTCATCTGACCTCAAGTCTCAGTATACCATGTTGGATCTAGTTAAAAAAGCAAAAGTGGAAAGAAAAAAG aatggtTCTCACAAGAAACTAGATGGAAATTCAGAGGATGCCAACAGTAGTCAG GTGATGAGAAATGCAGATAAGCTGGACGAAGCCCTGAAAATCTACGATTTTATTTCCGATACACCAGAACCTTCACCACATTCTCTGGAAGCCTGTGCCTCAAAACCAGAAATGTCTCCGCTGCATCTAGAGCAATCACCATGCCAGCAGGTTCAATCTCCTCATAGCCAGGAGGTGCTACAATGTGATCTAGAAACAACCATTTGCAAACCTGATGCATCCCCTTGTAACCCAGATCTTGAAAATGATGGCAACGAAATATCCACGGAATCTcttaataaaacatacattgtTTCTAGTCATCAACCACAGACATCTGATTGTAACAAAATACccaaaataactttgaaattaGTCACTGGAGAAAAACCTAAATCTGAAGTGTGGGGAATAGGGGCTGCTCTTCCTAAACGAATTAGGAAAAGGAAAAGCAAAGACTTTTTTGACGATTTTCcgacaaaagttaaaaagaagGAAATGACCCTTAAAGAAATGCaggaaaaattgttaaaaaacaaagtaaaacaaaagattgacaatagaataaaattaaaaataaacaaaacggAACAGTTAATAACAAATGTGAAAGACGtagaaacagaaaaagaaaaagaaagtcCACCTGAAGGtgaaaatgaaagtgaaaataaaaaagaggaaaataataacaaaacaaaaaggaaaaatgATGTAAAAACGAAGACAAAAGAAGCAAAAAACGCTAAAACTTTAAAGACTAGAAATGATGGGAAGAAAAACTTGGTTGTTGTTTTGACTGACTGCCTATCAAATGAGAAATCAGCAACAGATTCTAAAAAGGCAACGAGGGCTGctaaaagtgttaaaaaagcTGTTAATGGGAAACCGAAACCgctattaaaaacaaaagtttctcaaaaacagaaaaatgggAAAGTTTGTACAAGAGAAAGAGCAGTAGTGAATTCTAATAAGGCAAAGGATAAGAAAAGTAACATTAAAGAAGGTAATAAGACTGTTGACAAGAAAACCGAAAAGTCCAAAACAGCTGTGTTGAATAGTACTAAAACAAAACCGCAAAGTAAACAAAAACCAGCCACAAAACCCAAAGTACCAGATGGTAAAAAGAACATGgctcaaaaattgaaaaatgaaaagcCTGTAAAATGTAAAGCTTGTGAAAGGACATTCAAAACAAGGGATATGTTGATTAAACATAATCAGATTCCGTGTAGAATGCGAAACACAAGAACTATGACACAGATAATATTAAGACCGAAGAAAAGTGTTGTCCACACCTTGCCTCTAACACAGAGACAGATCAATGCGGCTAAAAGACGGAAACAAATAGCTGGGAAGTTAAGTATTTTGGACAATTCAACAAGGGGTACTGGACAGTCAGAAAGGCAATCTGAAAAACAGGATAAACCGAAGAAATCGGCGAAAAGTCGGAAACGCCTTATATCACCTTACTTCACATTTTGTATTACTCCAAAAGATAAAAGTCAAATTTTTGAACCCTTAGACTGTGAAACATTGTCAGAAAAGGATAGATATTTCTATAAGTTGGGAATGTTTTCTGTTGCCcttagaaaaacaaatgaacatgctgaagaaaaagttgaaaacacTGAAGTTGACAACAAAACTGAAGTCAGTGAAGAACTTAAACCATGTGAGATAACAATTGATTCTCATACAGATGTTCAGTCTCTTCCATCGTTTTCTTCTACTGGGTCAGAAATTTCGCCACCGATTCTTGAAAAAGTATcagaaatttctaaaaatagtgatgttcaaaaggaaaataattCAGCGAAAGTAATCATTAGTCAGGAAAGTATGGATCCTCCAGACTTAGTAAATATTCTTAGTGCTACAGATGTTAAAAGGCATGCTCGTGACACTTTTAAGACATCTTTGTCATGTCAGGATCAGTTGGAATTGACTAGTTCTTCTCCGAGTGTCACACCTCTTGTATTGAATGTTGTGTCAGTTACCTCACCTTACAATGGACAGCCTTGTCAAACACCACCATCAGATGGTGCTGCTGGCCTTTTAGTAGAAATTGTAAAATCGCCGACAATCACAAATGGTGCTTATTCTAGTATTGATCTTAATTCTAGTCAGGAAGAAAAACTCTGTAAGACAGTtacagaaattgaaaatgataagGAAAATAGGGGAGATAATATTGTGATGCCTGAAATTATTAAAAGGGATGTTGGTGTATCGTGCGACGGGGATGACATTCTAAAAGAGATGgagaattgtaaatattttgatggaTTTAGTGTTGGTTTGAAGTTAATAAAACCGAGGGAAAAAGCACTTTTGGAAAAAATAAGTAAAGATGCTGAGATAAGTTCACAAACTAGGTCATCGCATTGTGTTGCCGAAACGAAATTTGGTACAAACAGGAAGTTGACATATACGGTAACTCTTGGCATTCAGACTGAAAGaagttttttgaaaatgaaaccaAAACCTCTGAAAAGTACAGAAAAAGATAGCTTAAAATGTAAAGAATCACTATGCTTggaaaatgaaaacaagaaaCATGCTAAGTGTAAAGAGAATTTAATTCCAGAGAaggaaaacatgaaaaacaaagaattgATCTCTTTAGAGAAGAGTAATGCAAAAAGTAAAGAATCACCCTCTTTGGAGAAGAGTAATGCAAAAAGTAAAGAATCACCCTCTTTGGAGAAGAGTAATGCAAAAAGTAAAGAATCAACCTCTTTGGAGAAGAGTAATGCAAAAAGTAAAGAACCAGCCTCTTTGGAGAAGAGTAATGTAAAAAGTAAAGAATCACCCTCTTTGGAGAAGAGTAATGCAAAAAGTAAAGCATCACTGACATATGACAAAGTAATTAGGAACAAAAGTAATTCCAACTTATCAGGACTAAAAAGTACTGAAAACGTGAAGGAGAAACAAGAGGAGAGAAACCTTTTTCATTCTATTGCAGATCTTATATCTGCACCCGttgaaaagaaaagtataaCTCCACAAGAAGCTCTTTTTGATTCTATTCTCCCATCACCTAAGGTCACTTTTGACGATATATTAAAAATTGGAAATGCaaacttaaaaaatcaaaactatgaGAAAACTGAAGATATATCAGATAGGCAAAGTATTACTGAAGTGGAAATTGTCTTACCTAAAGGTTCAAAAATTGCTCAACTCTGTACTGACATCGATTGGCTGGAATCTGCTGATCTTCGTCCGGTGAAATCAACACCCATTCGTCAAAGAGACAATGTCAGCAGAATAGAAAGTGGTATATCAGCATCATCCTTTTCAAGgaaaaattttaattatgataTTGGACAAAAAGTTACCACAAGTAGCTCTGAAACGGAtttattatttatgaataaGGCCATTCCTAACTTTTGTGAGAGTAAGCATGTATGTGATATATTTGTTAGTTCGACTCCGAGCATTGTTTTTAGTGATAGTCAGAAATCTGTTAAAGACAGGTCAAAACCAGAAGAGGTTTATGTTTATCCGAATAAACCAATTATGTCCACTGAGATCGATTCAGTGTCGGTCAAAAGAGCTCAGCCTTCTAAAGTTGATGAAGAGCTGAACAAGAATAGCTCAAATAATTTGTTAGAATTAATTGCTAAGACGATGGGTACTATTCCTGAAGAAgctaaacaaaaatttgaaaagtcaGTGATGTCTTTACTCACCAGTGCTACTTCACCTATGGACACTATGGCTGGTGGCGCCACCACTAAGTCAAAAAGGTCAAAAGAAGGTCAGAttattattatgaataatacaGCTGATTCTGATCTGTTTTCTTCTGATATAACTGTTATAGACGATGAACCTATGACCAACGACCATATAGCAAAAAGGATTTGTAATGATCGTGTGATTAGGCCTTCAAATTTCTGTACTGCTTCGAAGTTCGAAAATAAATTGGAGAATAAATCATTGAGGGATTCTTCATCAAGAAACTCAGTAGATTTTAAACAATATCAGGAGAACAATTTCTCAAATAAAACTTCAAATTTCTGTACTGCTTCgaactttgaaattgaattGGAGAATAGATCATTAAGAGATTCCTCATCTAGAAACTCAAtagattttaaacaaaatcaggAAAACAATTACTCAAATAAAACTGTTGTACACTCTTGGATAGATGAAATGAAAAGTGAAACAGGCATTCCAAATGATGATTCTTCTGAACAGTTTCTCAAATTCTTCAGTTCGGCCAATAAATTAGATGATGCCAAAACTAATTCAAGATCAATGACAAATTTTATGGATAGCAACAACACTTTTAaacctttttctttttctgacaCCAAAAGTACTTGCGAGCAATCTCAAACACCAATTTCTCAAAACAGCAAAATGACCACCAAGCCAGTTCCTACATTGGTATCTGAAAACAGCAGAAACAATCTATTATTGACACCACCTATGCGCTACactgtttcaaattttaatgtcaagCCAGATTCTTTAGCCAGTAGAAGAAGGTCACCTCGACCTCCAAACATCGTAACAAATAATCAGGGTCaactaaatgttttaaacaatggaaataaagatgacatacatgacataagTGATACAGATTCTCCTACATTAGTAACAAACTTTGACTTTGAAGATTATGCAGAACATCTGaaagaagaaacattttttacaaCAGATTCATTATCTCCGATTCGGCCGGTTTCTATAATACCTTCAAGTGAGCAACCTTTATCTGACATTCTTTTTAGGAAATCACCTGGACcatttaattattcaaagaaAGGAAATGCTGCAGTGATTACACATAATGTGGCCCCACTTAATTTAATGCAATCGCCTAATAATGCTAAAACTGTTCAGAAGTCAGACGCATTTTTGAAGCCTTTAGCTATTGACTGCAATCAGagtataaaagaaaatgaaagttaTATTTGTGATATTTCTCCACCTCTAGAAGGACCTACTCACATTTCACCCATAGATTTGGCCAAAGTGgcttctgcaaaaatgaccaatgaactgattttaaaaagtcaagGATTTGGGCATCATGGTTTATTACAGCTTTCTAATAGGTCAATGCCTTCTCCTAATATAGCATTATTACAACAGAAAAGTCCGCAGATATATGGCTCACCTAAAAACTTCAGTCCACTAGGAAATGTTGACCAGCAAAAGAGCATACAGGATTACCCTCCCATCATTCAGAGAGGGAATTCTCAAGACAGTTCCATCCTTAATAACCAGCATACTCATTTTGATACTAGTTTCTCTCCTGTGCAGTTTATTGATGTACATTTAAACACATACAAACCTAATTCTATTCCCTCGTCTAAAGCCTTTTCTCAAAATAGGCAACAGCCTGCTGCTCCGTCACCTGATGTTGAAAGATGGGACAAAAGACAAAATGTGATTGTTTCTCCATCTTTCAATCAGAATAGacccaaaaatgttaaaaatggaCAGGACCTTAGTAAGCAGAAGCAACGCCataatgttaatattttaagaaataacaatAAACCTCACGAAAGACGACAAAGTTTACCGGCAAAAACtaattatttgaattcaaatcaaCAACAGTCAATGCCACCAGAATATGTTGTGTCTGAGAAATCACATAATGCAAGTATGTCAACAAAATCGAACAATTATGTCAATTCTTGCACAGAGCCGCAGGATGCTATTTTAGACATGAttgataaatcaaataaatttcagaatCATTTTGTGCCTAAAAAGAATGATAAAATACAGCCGAATTCaaataatatggataaaattCAAGATCAGTTCTCTGAAAGGAGAAAAAGTGTTCATGATTCTAGTGTTCAAAATAGGATGGAAAAATTACAGGATCATTTTATTCCgagtaaaatgaataaaattcagGAACATTTGATGTCTCATAAAAGTGATAAAGTTCAAGatcgatttttaaacaaaaataaggaTGAAGTTCAAGATCATTTAACATCTAGTCCAACATCAAATGTTAATCCCAGTTTTCAGTATCAACGAAAGCATCCAAAAATGGCTGCACATCATAGGCAATCGCAGATGAAAAATTCTGACAGGTCATCAGTAGACAGTCCTAAATCTAGTTCAAAAATGGAGCCTTATTCAAGAGTTCATCATGTTCCACAGCATGAGGCCTTATCTCATAGTCAAAGAAAATATCATGACCATTctcatgaaaaatcgaaatttcaaaacacatcacGAATACCTCATCAGGAAATGTCAACACATTCTTTGCACCAAAAGGAACAAACAGTGAGCAAGGGAAGAATTGATAAATTTCAACCAGTATTACAGCAATCAGAACCTCTGTCCCTAAGTACTAGAGTACGTACAGAACAGGCACATCATCAATCAAGCTTGTCAAATATGCATAGAAGTCAATCATTTGATCAGCCGCATGTAAAAAGTCATTTAAGTTATCAACATACTCCTCCTTGTTCAGAAAAGTCTGCTGTTTGTTCACCAATACCAAGTTCATCCGCAAGCTATGTTGCCTCTTCTAAAGGAAGTGTGTTTGACTTCCAAAATTCAATACATTCTGTTCGACAGATCAGTAACCAAGGACTTTTGTCAAGTTCGAATCAGGGTTTAGAATTTACAGGTTTAATGAACAGGGATAGATTTAGTAATTCACAAGTACATCGTCAAATGAGTGCTCCGTGTAATTTAACAAACAAACCTAAAGTCTCATCAAATGTTGTGCCTAACACAGACTATGAAGATGTGTCATCCCCAGAGGAGGTTGAAGTTTACCCGACTACGCCtcagaaaaaagaaataccTCAGAAGTTACTGCCTCCGTATCAGCTAGAAAATGAAACAATATCAATACATTCTAGTGACAAAGGTCAAAGTTCAAGGGTAAACATTCCTGAACATTTTGACTTTAAATCTAGTCTTAATCCTAGAGTGCAATATGTAGGACAAAGAAATGTTGATTCAGGGAACAGGGTGTTTCAGGAACAAAGACGAATGCCACCAAATTTTTATCTTCCTCCACGGCTTGTACATAAACCAAGTGATATGTTTGACCCCTCTGTGCAGTTTGAATTTGGTACAGGGGATATATCAGACTCCATTTTAGACaacatttga